A stretch of DNA from Cryptomeria japonica chromosome 4, Sugi_1.0, whole genome shotgun sequence:
AATAAACACTTTGTTCACACCTTGAATTGCCTTAAGAAACTGGAGGAATAATTATCACAATGAAAGAGAGCTTTTAAAATAGTACTTGTATTATATGAATATAAAGTTTTTTATATTCATTAAATGGACTAAGGAAATATCATGTCTTCAAtgaataaaaaatttcattttgcAAATCAACATTAAAAAACTTAGGAATATAATGAATTTAATTGTAGAAGATGGTTTATTTGGAAAGCAATGTGGAAACCCTACACATAATTTTCGAAGGGAAGCTTATGTTATGTGCTACATGAGATAGTTGGTTGTCATGGAACCTTATCTAGAATAGTATTATATATGAGAACAGTTATTTGATGCCTCATGATTTATTGTATTCAGATGAGCATTTATTTTTGAAAGAATTGCTATGTTCCTGCCCTTTAAAATAACCATCTAAAAGGGGCTAAATGTTGTTAATTATGCAGATCAGCAGGAGAGAGCAGGCCAAAATACCGGGTGTCCACTGCTTCTTCTCAGAAGCCTTCAAAGGATTCTTTTGTTGTGCTAGATCCAGATTTGTCATCAAATTCAGCATCTACTTTCTTATCTAATCCCTTGGAACAATTGAATGTACCATCTCATCCTTCAAGCACTAAAGATAGTAAATTTCCAGGCAATGGTACAAGAGGAATTGATGGAATCAATGCCTTTGATGGATATCCATCAACAGGACGTGCAGCCTCTTCTCCAATGAGTAAGTCCAGAGTAGCTAAGAGTCCATTGAAAACAAGTCACAGCAACAGTCCTACTCATACAAGTGGTAATAATGAGTTAGTGGAAGGCAAATCTGTAAAAAGGAACTCTATGATTAGCAATTTTGTTAGAGATCATAGCAAGCCTCcttcatcatctaaagtttcttccCCAAGGCGGCATCGGCAACCATTGCATGAAAACTCTACATATGTTACTGATTTAGGCACAAGAGGGGTATCTCCTTTAAAGAAGTCCGAGAAGGGCACAAATGCGGTAACTGAAAGATTAGTTATGGTGGATGAAATTAAACTTAGAACAAAACCTAGCATGCTTCCACCACCTTCAAGGCCACCTCCTCCATTGGTTATCAAGCAGGGCACTTCGAAGAAAATGTTAGACTCAAATGCTGGATTGAGTACAAATCTGCTTCAATCTGGCAAAGCATCTAAATATTTGCCTATTCAAGAACTTGAAGATTTTCCATCTGGTGGATCTCGAGTTCAACTTGGAGGAGATAAATCATCAGTTTTAatggatgggatggtggagggTAGTTCTGCTGCTGCAGCATCAACTGCTGCTATGAAGGAAGCTATGGAGAGAGCAGAAGTAAGATTGAAACTAGCTAAAGAagcaagagagagaaaaagaggggacTGGGAAAGAGAAGCAAAGACAGCTAAATtcaatgaaaaagaaaaacaaaacataGGAGATGAAAGAATCACACAAGATGATTGGGAACTGGAAGAAAGAGAGAGGTTGGTAAAAGCAGCAGAAGAGGCTCATCAACGGGAAGAAAAGGAGAAGGCTGCTAAGCTTGTTCGAGAGGCTcgtcaaagggaagaaaaagagAAGGCTGCCAAAGCAGCTCGAGAAGCAcgtgaaagagaagaaaaggaggcTGCAGCAAAAGCAGCTAGGGTAGCTCGTGAAcgagaagaaagagaaagagaggagaaagaaagagagaggagaCACAGGGAAAGAGAACGcggaagagaagaaagagaacgggaacaagaaagagagagagagagggaacgtgaaagagaaagggagagggaacgtgaaagagagagggagaaagataggATTGCTGTAGAAAGGGCAACTAAAGAGGCACGCGAGAGAGCAGAGAGGGCAGCAGTAGAGAGGGCAGCTGCAGAAGCACGGGAACGAGCTGTTGCAGAAGCTAGGGAGAAAGTAGACAGAGCTGCTTTTGAGCGAGCTGCAGCTGAAGCAAGGGAAAGGGCAGCTGCAGAAGCAAAAGAAAGAGCAGCATCAGAAAAGTCAGT
This window harbors:
- the LOC131047825 gene encoding auxilin-related protein 2 isoform X1; translation: MEDLPNLLQRDYGFKPQGKSAPMSQQRNATGTASTGASSVYDDVFGGPPKFTAQSFPETGAYDDIFRSFSAPIKNSSVPVFDTPVYDDDIFGGLKGVKTSGVPYDDVFSGGSVAPIGDLVGENSNLGNREKGPSSLFDDLIPGVSVEKTRLRSIQPMLGGNPICRKYIAFMGREYHKLISAGESRPKYRVSTASSQKPSKDSFVVLDPDLSSNSASTFLSNPLEQLNVPSHPSSTKDSKFPGNGTRGIDGINAFDGYPSTGRAASSPMSKSRVAKSPLKTSHSNSPTHTSGNNELVEGKSVKRNSMISNFVRDHSKPPSSSKVSSPRRHRQPLHENSTYVTDLGTRGVSPLKKSEKGTNAVTERLVMVDEIKLRTKPSMLPPPSRPPPPLVIKQGTSKKMLDSNAGLSTNLLQSGKASKYLPIQELEDFPSGGSRVQLGGDKSSVLMDGMVEGSSAAAASTAAMKEAMERAEVRLKLAKEARERKRGDWEREAKTAKFNEKEKQNIGDERITQDDWELEERERLVKAAEEAHQREEKEKAAKLVREARQREEKEKAAKAAREAREREEKEAAAKAARVAREREEREREEKERERRHRERERGREEREREQEREREREREREREREREREREKDRIAVERATKEARERAERAAVERAAAEARERAVAEAREKVDRAAFERAAAEARERAAAEAKERAASEKSVAAVRERAAAAAERAAEARVRAERAASERAIAEARERAAERAAAERAAAEARERAVERAAAEKAAAEARERAERVAAGARERQRRNENDLEAFFGMGVRAESAPRQRPPTSDATSDAQSSTKGTSGDAFRKATAGTSQNYNRSNVSTNTADDWISSFTSNAPSSEEFQEIPGESSERRRARLERHQRTRERAAKALAEKNDRDLQAQREQAERHRLAETLDADVKRWATGKEGNLRALLSTLQYILWPESGWKPVPLTDIITAAAVKKVYRKATLCVHPDKVQQKGATIQQKYVAEKVFDLLKEAWNKFNSEELF
- the LOC131047825 gene encoding auxilin-related protein 1 isoform X3 — encoded protein: MSPICTSIVIHLSCRFRKYIAFMGREYHKLISAGESRPKYRVSTASSQKPSKDSFVVLDPDLSSNSASTFLSNPLEQLNVPSHPSSTKDSKFPGNGTRGIDGINAFDGYPSTGRAASSPMSKSRVAKSPLKTSHSNSPTHTSGNNELVEGKSVKRNSMISNFVRDHSKPPSSSKVSSPRRHRQPLHENSTYVTDLGTRGVSPLKKSEKGTNAVTERLVMVDEIKLRTKPSMLPPPSRPPPPLVIKQGTSKKMLDSNAGLSTNLLQSGKASKYLPIQELEDFPSGGSRVQLGGDKSSVLMDGMVEGSSAAAASTAAMKEAMERAEVRLKLAKEARERKRGDWEREAKTAKFNEKEKQNIGDERITQDDWELEERERLVKAAEEAHQREEKEKAAKLVREARQREEKEKAAKAAREAREREEKEAAAKAARVAREREEREREEKERERRHRERERGREEREREQEREREREREREREREREREREKDRIAVERATKEARERAERAAVERAAAEARERAVAEAREKVDRAAFERAAAEARERAAAEAKERAASEKSVAAVRERAAAAAERAAEARVRAERAASERAIAEARERAAERAAAERAAAEARERAVERAAAEKAAAEARERAERVAAGARERQRRNENDLEAFFGMGVRAESAPRQRPPTSDATSDAQSSTKGTSGDAFRKATAGTSQNYNRSNVSTNTADDWISSFTSNAPSSEEFQEIPGESSERRRARLERHQRTRERAAKALAEKNDRDLQAQREQAERHRLAETLDADVKRWATGKEGNLRALLSTLQYILWPESGWKPVPLTDIITAAAVKKVYRKATLCVHPDKVQQKGATIQQKYVAEKVFDLLKEAWNKFNSEELF
- the LOC131047825 gene encoding auxilin-related protein 1 isoform X4 translates to MSPICTSIVIHLSCRFRSAGESRPKYRVSTASSQKPSKDSFVVLDPDLSSNSASTFLSNPLEQLNVPSHPSSTKDSKFPGNGTRGIDGINAFDGYPSTGRAASSPMSKSRVAKSPLKTSHSNSPTHTSGNNELVEGKSVKRNSMISNFVRDHSKPPSSSKVSSPRRHRQPLHENSTYVTDLGTRGVSPLKKSEKGTNAVTERLVMVDEIKLRTKPSMLPPPSRPPPPLVIKQGTSKKMLDSNAGLSTNLLQSGKASKYLPIQELEDFPSGGSRVQLGGDKSSVLMDGMVEGSSAAAASTAAMKEAMERAEVRLKLAKEARERKRGDWEREAKTAKFNEKEKQNIGDERITQDDWELEERERLVKAAEEAHQREEKEKAAKLVREARQREEKEKAAKAAREAREREEKEAAAKAARVAREREEREREEKERERRHRERERGREEREREQEREREREREREREREREREREKDRIAVERATKEARERAERAAVERAAAEARERAVAEAREKVDRAAFERAAAEARERAAAEAKERAASEKSVAAVRERAAAAAERAAEARVRAERAASERAIAEARERAAERAAAERAAAEARERAVERAAAEKAAAEARERAERVAAGARERQRRNENDLEAFFGMGVRAESAPRQRPPTSDATSDAQSSTKGTSGDAFRKATAGTSQNYNRSNVSTNTADDWISSFTSNAPSSEEFQEIPGESSERRRARLERHQRTRERAAKALAEKNDRDLQAQREQAERHRLAETLDADVKRWATGKEGNLRALLSTLQYILWPESGWKPVPLTDIITAAAVKKVYRKATLCVHPDKVQQKGATIQQKYVAEKVFDLLKEAWNKFNSEELF
- the LOC131047825 gene encoding auxilin-related protein 2 isoform X2 yields the protein MEDLPNLLQRDYGFKPQGKSAPMSQQRNATGTASTGASSVYDDVFGGPPKFTAQSFPETGAYDDIFRSFSAPIKNSSVPVFDTPVYDDDIFGGLKGVKTSGVPYDDVFSGGSVAPIGDLVGENSNLGNREKGPSSLFDDLIPGVSVEKTRSAGESRPKYRVSTASSQKPSKDSFVVLDPDLSSNSASTFLSNPLEQLNVPSHPSSTKDSKFPGNGTRGIDGINAFDGYPSTGRAASSPMSKSRVAKSPLKTSHSNSPTHTSGNNELVEGKSVKRNSMISNFVRDHSKPPSSSKVSSPRRHRQPLHENSTYVTDLGTRGVSPLKKSEKGTNAVTERLVMVDEIKLRTKPSMLPPPSRPPPPLVIKQGTSKKMLDSNAGLSTNLLQSGKASKYLPIQELEDFPSGGSRVQLGGDKSSVLMDGMVEGSSAAAASTAAMKEAMERAEVRLKLAKEARERKRGDWEREAKTAKFNEKEKQNIGDERITQDDWELEERERLVKAAEEAHQREEKEKAAKLVREARQREEKEKAAKAAREAREREEKEAAAKAARVAREREEREREEKERERRHRERERGREEREREQEREREREREREREREREREREKDRIAVERATKEARERAERAAVERAAAEARERAVAEAREKVDRAAFERAAAEARERAAAEAKERAASEKSVAAVRERAAAAAERAAEARVRAERAASERAIAEARERAAERAAAERAAAEARERAVERAAAEKAAAEARERAERVAAGARERQRRNENDLEAFFGMGVRAESAPRQRPPTSDATSDAQSSTKGTSGDAFRKATAGTSQNYNRSNVSTNTADDWISSFTSNAPSSEEFQEIPGESSERRRARLERHQRTRERAAKALAEKNDRDLQAQREQAERHRLAETLDADVKRWATGKEGNLRALLSTLQYILWPESGWKPVPLTDIITAAAVKKVYRKATLCVHPDKVQQKGATIQQKYVAEKVFDLLKEAWNKFNSEELF